In the Cyanobacteriota bacterium genome, one interval contains:
- a CDS encoding LysR family transcriptional regulator, translating to MDKFDRLLAFSQVVKHGGFAAAARHMGLSRSAVSKLILALEHDLGVQLLHRSTRVVTPTETGLAFYDRCIDILTSLEEAERAVTQLHKQPRGRLRINAPMSFGTMYLSPTLADFLVQYPDIQVQLTLNDRIVDPIDEGFDITVRIAQPPSSASLIVQPLVPAPRVLCASPTYLATHGEPTHPLELRHHSCLHYGQLAADDRWVLTGPDGDHTVTVQGRLCSNNGEVLRDAAIRSLGITLLPRFIIEPALQQGLLQITLPDYHPPELLILLIYPVQRHLSAAVQILIEFLRTRLAIDARSEI from the coding sequence ATGGACAAGTTCGATCGCCTGCTAGCCTTTAGTCAAGTGGTCAAACATGGCGGGTTCGCCGCTGCCGCTCGACACATGGGCCTGTCACGATCGGCTGTGAGTAAGCTAATTCTTGCCCTAGAGCATGATTTGGGCGTGCAGTTACTGCATCGCAGCACTAGAGTTGTGACCCCAACGGAGACTGGTTTAGCTTTTTACGATCGATGCATAGACATCTTGACTAGTCTGGAAGAGGCAGAGCGAGCCGTCACCCAACTGCACAAACAACCACGGGGAAGATTGCGGATAAACGCCCCCATGTCCTTTGGGACAATGTATCTATCGCCAACCTTGGCAGACTTTTTGGTGCAATATCCCGATATCCAAGTGCAGCTTACACTCAACGATCGCATCGTTGACCCGATCGACGAAGGCTTTGATATTACCGTCCGTATTGCCCAGCCACCTTCTAGCGCCAGCCTGATTGTGCAACCCCTAGTTCCTGCTCCACGGGTGCTCTGTGCATCGCCTACCTATTTGGCAACTCACGGAGAGCCAACCCATCCCCTAGAGCTACGTCACCACTCATGTCTGCACTACGGCCAGCTTGCTGCTGACGATCGTTGGGTACTTACTGGGCCAGATGGCGACCATACTGTCACCGTTCAAGGCAGACTCTGCTCCAACAATGGTGAAGTGTTGCGTGATGCAGCCATCCGTAGCCTAGGAATTACCCTCTTGCCCCGGTTCATTATCGAGCCAGCACTCCAGCAAGGGCTACTTCAGATCACGTTGCCTGACTATCATCCACCTGAATTATTAATTCTGCTGATTTACCCCGTGCAACGCCATTTATCGGCAGCGGTGCAGATACTCATTGAGTTTCTTCGCACCCGCTTGGCCATAGACGCTAGGAGCGAGATATGA
- a CDS encoding tetratricopeptide repeat protein, translating into MPKSKKLSKSKQAARGFWSSSHTQANHPTIRDAKALAARGRFRDAQQVLDYLVKQSPQRIDLWQELADVSRELQDATGYERACEHLVELDPTPDHLMGLLAAYLQTVRPMLAIQTCHRLLATSPDLGRAEDIQRTLKELQAKSTELLQEIGLSGEDAQELAALHEQMQVKMEQGNIDAALRVADELLARKPDFVPALNNLSMMQYLRGDVSAAIATAERTLTIDPHNAHALSNLIRYLHFAGRTDEAMTYVDRLKAVDTSRAVNFIKQAEALSYLGLDQDVLNVAEIAAKSGFQNGLLSHFAGAAALRLGHHDDARRYWQQAVKLTPYLEIAQENLDDLSKPIGQRHAPYAFRLMEWLLSCIWENLAAKITANDDRTQEETVAIAQAFLQDHPEFQRMAPTLLERGDKLSREAVIYLAKASRSPELLALLREFAFSQWGSDESRHSAAIVAQEAGLIPPGRVRMWLQGEWRDIYLMSFEITNEPQNQLSPKAQKLLERSLTLLRQQKGVEAEKLLKEALDLEPDAPSLYNNLAVAYTIQDRTEEAEALIHEIHERFPDYVLGRTALAKFYAHAGEFDRANELLQPLFSYSKFHVAEYSALCDAQITILHAKGELDGATAWVKMWQNVTPDHPTLRYWQYQLTSKL; encoded by the coding sequence ATGCCCAAGTCAAAGAAATTGTCTAAGTCTAAACAGGCAGCAAGAGGATTCTGGTCATCATCACACACTCAAGCCAATCATCCCACGATTCGAGATGCAAAAGCATTAGCAGCGAGAGGACGGTTTCGCGATGCTCAGCAGGTTTTAGACTATTTGGTCAAACAGTCTCCACAGCGCATTGACCTATGGCAAGAACTTGCCGATGTTAGCCGCGAACTGCAAGATGCAACTGGGTATGAGCGTGCTTGTGAACACCTGGTAGAGCTAGACCCCACACCTGACCACTTGATGGGATTGTTAGCAGCCTATTTGCAAACAGTGCGGCCAATGCTAGCGATTCAGACATGCCACCGGTTGTTAGCAACCTCGCCTGATTTGGGACGAGCAGAGGACATTCAGCGGACGTTGAAGGAATTGCAGGCAAAGTCTACAGAATTACTGCAAGAGATTGGCCTGTCGGGAGAAGACGCACAAGAGTTGGCAGCTCTGCACGAACAAATGCAGGTGAAGATGGAGCAAGGGAATATTGATGCAGCCCTGCGGGTAGCAGATGAATTGCTAGCCCGTAAGCCTGATTTTGTGCCAGCTTTAAACAACCTGAGCATGATGCAATACCTGCGGGGGGATGTCTCAGCAGCGATCGCTACCGCAGAACGGACGTTGACGATCGACCCCCACAATGCCCATGCCCTATCCAACCTGATTCGCTATTTGCACTTTGCTGGCCGCACAGATGAAGCCATGACCTATGTTGATCGACTCAAGGCAGTAGATACTAGCCGTGCAGTGAACTTCATCAAGCAGGCCGAGGCTCTTAGCTATCTCGGTCTTGACCAAGATGTGTTGAACGTAGCAGAAATAGCCGCCAAATCAGGATTTCAAAATGGTTTGCTCAGCCATTTTGCTGGGGCAGCCGCCCTGCGATTGGGACACCATGACGATGCTAGGCGCTACTGGCAACAGGCTGTGAAACTGACTCCCTACTTAGAAATTGCCCAAGAAAATTTAGATGACCTAAGCAAACCCATCGGCCAACGCCATGCTCCCTACGCATTTCGTTTAATGGAATGGCTGCTTAGCTGCATCTGGGAAAACTTAGCTGCCAAGATTACTGCCAATGACGATCGCACGCAAGAAGAAACAGTTGCCATAGCGCAAGCATTTTTGCAAGACCACCCGGAATTTCAGCGGATGGCACCCACCCTGCTAGAACGAGGAGACAAGCTTAGCCGGGAAGCAGTGATTTACCTAGCAAAAGCGTCACGATCGCCAGAGCTATTAGCCCTGCTGCGAGAGTTTGCCTTTAGTCAGTGGGGCAGCGATGAGAGTCGTCACTCAGCGGCGATCGTTGCTCAAGAGGCAGGCTTAATTCCGCCAGGGCGGGTGCGTATGTGGCTCCAAGGTGAATGGCGAGACATCTATCTAATGAGCTTTGAAATTACCAATGAACCTCAAAATCAACTCTCACCAAAAGCCCAAAAGTTGTTGGAGCGATCGTTGACCTTGCTGCGCCAACAGAAGGGGGTCGAGGCTGAAAAACTGTTAAAGGAAGCCCTAGACCTAGAACCTGATGCCCCTAGCCTATACAATAATTTAGCGGTGGCATACACCATCCAAGACCGCACAGAAGAAGCTGAGGCACTGATCCACGAGATTCACGAGCGTTTTCCTGACTATGTTTTAGGACGCACAGCCCTAGCAAAATTCTATGCCCATGCTGGGGAATTTGACCGAGCCAATGAACTCCTTCAGCCATTGTTTTCCTACAGCAAGTTTCATGTCGCTGAGTATTCTGCCCTGTGTGATGCTCAGATCACCATCCTACACGCCAAGGGAGAATTAGACGGGGCAACTGCTTGGGTAAAAATGTGGCAGAATGTCACACCTGATCATCCCACGCTGCGTTATTGGCAATACCAGTTGACCAGCAAGCTATAG
- a CDS encoding ATP-dependent DNA ligase → MKHFTQLFQAIDSTTSINAKVNALRHYFREAEPASAVWALYLLLGKTRKRLVTSKMLRDTFLQISNIPEWLFEDCYAHTGDSAEVIALLLPDIKLPDVSPPTANLASYVNPETGNIPLWRWMEEIIPTVKTARSDAEQRDMIVAWWAALQGTEIFVLNKVLTGAFRVGVSEKLVIRALAAEFGISEAVMAHRLMGDFTPTVEFYQTLIQRDATVRSPSQPYPFFLASPLEEDKFAQEDLTTYQVEWKWDGIRAQLIHRAGEVFIWSRGEDLITDQFPELATALQTLPDGLVLDGEILCWQDNRPLSFNHLQKRLGRKRITQAVMQAHPVHFIAYDLLEYDCQDIREFPLVERRTLLTQALATTDSSLFSLSTIVPCASWEELRSHRSQAREHGAEGLVLKALNSPYLAGRKRGYWWKYKVEPMSLDAVLIYAQAGSGKRANLFTDYTFALWQGDNLVSFAKAYSGLDNAEIEELDRWIRRHTIEKFGPVRSVEPIQVFEIGFEGITQSNRHKSGISVRFPRILRWRKDKPAREADTLQAALQLLTPTL, encoded by the coding sequence ATGAAGCACTTTACACAATTATTTCAGGCGATCGACAGCACTACCTCCATTAACGCTAAGGTCAATGCTCTACGCCACTATTTTCGAGAAGCCGAGCCTGCTAGTGCTGTCTGGGCACTGTATCTGCTGCTGGGAAAAACCCGGAAACGATTGGTCACCTCCAAGATGTTACGAGATACGTTCCTGCAAATTAGCAACATCCCTGAGTGGCTGTTTGAAGATTGCTATGCCCACACGGGTGATAGTGCTGAAGTGATTGCCCTGTTGCTACCTGATATTAAATTGCCTGATGTATCACCACCTACGGCAAATCTTGCGTCCTATGTGAACCCTGAAACTGGCAACATTCCCCTATGGCGGTGGATGGAGGAGATTATTCCTACGGTGAAGACAGCACGATCGGATGCTGAGCAGCGCGATATGATTGTCGCTTGGTGGGCCGCCCTGCAAGGAACTGAGATCTTTGTGCTCAACAAAGTTCTGACCGGAGCCTTTCGGGTAGGCGTGTCAGAAAAATTAGTCATTCGAGCACTGGCTGCTGAGTTTGGCATTTCTGAAGCCGTGATGGCGCATCGGCTGATGGGCGACTTTACACCCACTGTAGAGTTCTACCAAACGCTCATCCAACGAGACGCAACTGTACGATCGCCCAGTCAACCCTATCCCTTTTTTCTGGCTTCACCCTTAGAAGAAGACAAATTTGCCCAAGAAGACCTCACAACCTACCAAGTGGAATGGAAATGGGATGGCATTCGCGCTCAACTGATTCACCGAGCTGGTGAGGTGTTCATCTGGTCGCGGGGAGAAGACTTGATTACAGACCAGTTTCCAGAACTAGCTACGGCCCTACAAACCCTGCCTGATGGTTTGGTGCTAGATGGTGAAATCCTCTGCTGGCAAGATAATCGACCCTTGAGCTTTAACCATTTACAAAAACGCCTAGGACGCAAGCGTATTACCCAAGCAGTAATGCAAGCCCACCCTGTGCATTTTATTGCCTATGACCTCTTGGAGTATGACTGCCAAGACATTCGGGAGTTTCCCCTAGTAGAGCGGCGAACCCTACTAACCCAGGCGTTGGCAACCACTGATTCATCGTTGTTTAGCCTTTCGACCATCGTGCCTTGTGCTTCTTGGGAAGAACTCCGATCGCACCGGAGCCAAGCCAGGGAACATGGAGCCGAGGGCTTGGTGTTAAAAGCCCTTAATAGCCCCTACCTAGCAGGGCGTAAACGTGGCTACTGGTGGAAATATAAGGTGGAGCCAATGAGTCTCGATGCAGTGTTGATCTATGCACAGGCGGGCAGCGGCAAGCGTGCTAACCTCTTTACTGACTACACGTTTGCTCTATGGCAAGGGGATAATTTAGTGTCCTTCGCTAAAGCTTACTCTGGATTGGATAATGCTGAGATTGAAGAGTTGGATCGCTGGATTCGTCGCCATACGATCGAAAAGTTTGGCCCTGTGCGATCAGTAGAACCTATCCAAGTCTTCGAGATTGGTTTTGAGGGCATTACCCAATCAAATCGCCACAAATCAGGAATTTCTGTCCGCTTTCCCCGCATTCTTCGCTGGCGCAAAGATAAACCTGCCCGTGAGGCTGATACATTACAAGCAGCGCTCCAACTACTCACACCAACACTCTGA
- a CDS encoding ligase-associated DNA damage response exonuclease, with protein MTLITVRPEGLYCEAGDFFIDPWRPVDNALITHAHSDHARPGCRHYIATAISAGILTDRLGSAISLQGVTYGEKLKLGSTWVSFHPAGHVLGSAQIRVEARDQVWVVSGDYKRCPDPTCDPFEVVPCDTFITEATFGLPIYRWQSGTDSCRQIYDWWQSEPEHPSLLFCYAFGKAQRILSELRPWSDRPIYLHGAIHVLTEIYRQVGVPMAPTKPVAAMPRDYKFAGDLILAPPSAHRSSWMKRFPQPQTAFASGWMAVRGARRRRGYERGFVLSDHADWQGLVTTVQATGASTVYVTHGQTDVLSRYLTEVQGLNAMPLQTLFEGEGDS; from the coding sequence ATGACCCTAATCACCGTTCGTCCTGAAGGGTTGTACTGCGAGGCAGGCGATTTCTTCATTGATCCCTGGCGACCTGTAGACAACGCCCTGATTACCCATGCTCACTCCGATCACGCCCGTCCAGGATGTCGGCATTACATTGCTACAGCAATTTCTGCGGGTATTCTTACCGATCGCCTAGGTAGCGCCATCAGCCTCCAGGGTGTCACCTACGGAGAAAAATTGAAACTAGGGAGCACCTGGGTATCGTTTCATCCAGCCGGACATGTGTTAGGGTCTGCTCAGATTCGAGTAGAAGCAAGAGACCAAGTTTGGGTAGTCTCTGGAGATTACAAACGCTGTCCTGACCCTACCTGCGATCCGTTTGAAGTAGTGCCCTGTGACACATTCATTACCGAAGCTACCTTTGGCTTGCCTATCTATCGTTGGCAGTCTGGCACCGATAGCTGTCGGCAGATTTATGACTGGTGGCAAAGTGAACCAGAGCATCCCTCCTTGCTCTTTTGCTATGCCTTTGGTAAAGCACAACGGATTTTGAGTGAGTTGCGCCCATGGAGCGATCGACCCATCTACCTGCATGGAGCTATCCACGTGCTCACGGAGATTTATCGCCAAGTTGGAGTTCCCATGGCACCTACCAAGCCCGTTGCTGCCATGCCCCGTGACTACAAATTTGCTGGCGATTTGATATTAGCCCCTCCCTCCGCCCATCGCTCTAGCTGGATGAAGCGGTTCCCCCAGCCTCAGACGGCCTTCGCCTCTGGGTGGATGGCAGTGCGGGGCGCTCGCCGCCGTCGGGGTTACGAGCGAGGCTTTGTGCTGTCTGATCATGCCGATTGGCAAGGGTTAGTGACTACAGTGCAAGCAACAGGAGCCAGTACCGTGTATGTGACCCACGGACAGACCGACGTGCTATCGCGATATTTGACCGAAGTGCAGGGGTTAAATGCCATGCCTTTACAGACATTATTTGAGGGCGAGGGCGATAGCTGA